A DNA window from Gillisia sp. Hel1_33_143 contains the following coding sequences:
- a CDS encoding redoxin domain-containing protein, which produces MVIYFYPKIFTPGCIKEVCFLGDKYQDFKDLGAGIIAISVYSETSL; this is translated from the coding sequence GTGGTTATCTATTTTTATCCAAAGATTTTTACACCCGGCTGCATAAAAGAGGTGTGTTTTCTTGGAGATAAATATCAAGATTTTAAAGATCTGGGTGCAGGGATTATTGCTATTAGTGTATATTCTGAAACTTCTTTATAA
- a CDS encoding type I phosphomannose isomerase catalytic subunit encodes MNKDLYVLKFHPILKEKVWGGNKLKKVLNKNSKTDKTGESWEISDVEGDLSVVSDGPLAGKTLKSLIGEYKGDLVGEKVYKEHNTKFPLLIKFIDAAEALSIQLHPNDEVAQKRHNSFGKTEMWYIMQADEDAEIILGFKEAVTKSEYQALVEKGGLAEALNTEKSKPGDAYFIKAGLVHAIGAGILLAEIQQNSDITYRIYDWDRVSNTGEQRELHTQEALDCINLDNNKDFLVNYKLEENQKNALVHDTYFKTDILKVNGEFARNYEKLDSFVILMGVEGDSVIEYDEKSIDLGYGESLLIPACINKINVLGKNSKILEVSV; translated from the coding sequence ATGAATAAAGATCTTTACGTATTAAAGTTTCACCCAATCTTGAAAGAAAAGGTTTGGGGAGGCAATAAATTGAAGAAGGTATTAAATAAGAATTCTAAAACTGATAAAACTGGGGAAAGCTGGGAGATCTCAGATGTGGAAGGTGATCTTTCTGTAGTTTCAGATGGACCATTAGCCGGTAAAACCTTAAAGAGTTTGATAGGAGAGTATAAAGGGGACCTAGTTGGTGAGAAAGTTTATAAGGAGCACAATACCAAATTTCCACTTCTTATAAAATTTATAGATGCAGCGGAAGCTTTGTCTATACAACTACATCCTAATGATGAAGTAGCGCAGAAAAGGCATAATTCTTTTGGTAAAACGGAGATGTGGTATATTATGCAGGCAGATGAAGATGCAGAGATCATTTTAGGTTTTAAAGAAGCGGTAACCAAAAGTGAATATCAGGCACTTGTAGAAAAGGGCGGATTAGCTGAAGCTTTAAATACTGAAAAATCTAAACCGGGAGATGCCTATTTTATAAAGGCCGGATTGGTACACGCTATTGGTGCCGGTATTCTACTGGCCGAGATACAGCAAAATTCTGATATTACGTATAGAATATACGATTGGGATAGGGTTTCTAACACGGGTGAGCAAAGAGAATTGCATACTCAGGAAGCTTTAGATTGCATAAACCTTGACAACAATAAAGATTTTCTGGTAAATTATAAGCTCGAAGAGAATCAAAAGAACGCGCTAGTTCATGACACTTATTTTAAAACAGATATCTTAAAAGTTAATGGTGAATTTGCTCGTAACTATGAGAAATTAGATTCTTTTGTTATTTTGATGGGTGTGGAAGGTGATTCTGTAATAGAATATGATGAAAAATCTATAGATCTGGGATATGGGGAGAGCTTATTGATACCCGCTTGTATCAACAAAATCAACGTTTTAGGAAAGAATTCAAAAATTTTAGAGGTAAGTGTTTAA
- the mqo gene encoding malate dehydrogenase (quinone) produces MRKTTIYMSTQKLTEEKYDLICIGGGIMSATLSLMLKLIDPEARIIIFERLSEVAEESSDTWNNAGTGHSAFCELNYTPQQKDGSVDVSKAIEIFEQFERSKEFWAYLVEQKLLDHPEEFIKSTPHHSWVRGNKDAEFLKKRFDEMTKHPMFETMKFADDFDTMKSWFPLIMEERTSDEVMAATRMELGTGVDFGNLTRKFYRILEEHFNVPVLREHEVLDVDPATNIEWLVEVEDLKNEVKKYYDAEHVFIGAGGGALPLLQKVEIPEKDGYGGFPVGGQWLYCKNREIIEQHHAKVYSKAGVDAPPMSVPHLDTRHIKGKKELLFGPFAGFSTKFLKEGSYLDLPKSINFKNIPSMWGVFWHNLPLTKYLLEQITMDHEDRMEDLRVFIKGAKSEDWELKVAGQRVQIIKKDEEEGGTLEFGTDVVHSKDGSITALLGASPGASTAVQIMIEVLQIAFPEKVTTTEWQEKLSKMIPLWNMSVVDDLERFTEVQANCSKALNLKVDH; encoded by the coding sequence TTGAGAAAAACAACTATTTATATGTCCACACAAAAACTTACCGAAGAGAAATATGATCTAATATGTATTGGAGGCGGAATTATGAGCGCAACACTATCTTTGATGCTAAAGCTAATAGATCCTGAAGCTCGGATAATAATTTTTGAAAGACTTAGTGAAGTTGCAGAAGAAAGTTCTGATACATGGAACAATGCTGGTACAGGACACTCTGCCTTTTGTGAACTTAATTATACCCCACAACAAAAAGATGGCTCTGTAGATGTCTCTAAAGCTATAGAGATCTTTGAACAATTTGAGAGATCTAAAGAATTTTGGGCATATTTGGTGGAGCAAAAATTGCTAGACCATCCTGAAGAGTTTATAAAATCTACACCGCATCACAGCTGGGTACGTGGAAACAAAGATGCAGAATTTCTAAAAAAACGTTTCGATGAGATGACAAAGCATCCTATGTTCGAAACCATGAAGTTTGCCGATGATTTTGACACTATGAAATCATGGTTCCCTTTAATTATGGAAGAAAGAACATCAGATGAAGTGATGGCTGCTACAAGAATGGAATTAGGTACCGGAGTAGACTTTGGAAATCTTACCCGTAAATTCTACAGAATACTAGAAGAACATTTTAATGTACCTGTACTACGAGAACATGAAGTTTTAGATGTAGATCCGGCAACTAATATAGAATGGCTGGTAGAAGTTGAAGACCTTAAAAATGAGGTTAAGAAATATTATGATGCAGAACATGTATTTATTGGCGCAGGTGGCGGTGCATTGCCATTACTTCAGAAAGTAGAAATTCCGGAAAAAGATGGCTATGGTGGTTTTCCTGTTGGTGGCCAATGGCTCTATTGTAAGAATAGAGAAATTATAGAACAACACCATGCAAAAGTTTACAGTAAAGCAGGGGTAGATGCTCCACCCATGTCTGTTCCTCACTTAGACACAAGACATATTAAAGGAAAAAAAGAATTACTATTTGGGCCATTCGCAGGCTTTAGTACAAAATTTTTAAAAGAAGGTTCCTATCTGGATCTACCAAAGTCTATAAATTTTAAAAACATACCATCTATGTGGGGTGTATTCTGGCATAATTTACCATTAACTAAATATTTATTAGAACAGATTACCATGGATCATGAAGATAGAATGGAAGATTTAAGAGTATTTATAAAAGGGGCTAAATCTGAAGACTGGGAACTTAAAGTTGCAGGTCAAAGAGTTCAAATCATTAAAAAAGATGAAGAAGAAGGTGGTACTTTAGAATTTGGTACCGATGTAGTACATAGTAAAGATGGTAGTATAACCGCGTTGTTAGGCGCTTCCCCTGGAGCTTCTACAGCTGTACAAATTATGATAGAGGTATTGCAAATTGCTTTTCCAGAAAAAGTTACTACAACAGAATGGCAGGAGAAACTTTCTAAAATGATTCCGTTGTGGAATATGAGCGTTGTAGATGATCTAGAGCGATTTACAGAGGTGCAGGCAAATTGCTCTAAAGCGTTAAATCTAAAAGTTGATCATTAA
- a CDS encoding DUF4369 domain-containing protein: MKKISLLLVILLSVIACSEKESNLTVSGNVKGLKKGTLYLQKIDDTVLINVDSVVVNGDANFILKDYIKSPQIMYLYLDKVDNEQYDDRIEFFAEEGEMTINSSLKNFQVDAEITGSANQLKMKEYRQMMSRFNDKNLDLIKRNFEAERDDNQEALVAIDKEYNQLLTRKYLYTVNFAINNKDLEIAPYLALSEVFDANIKYLDTIYSSMTPQVKKSLYGKNLKSFLKERKKNEKIEDKIENQ, encoded by the coding sequence ATGAAAAAAATTAGTTTATTACTTGTTATCTTATTAAGTGTTATCGCTTGTTCTGAAAAAGAAAGCAATCTAACTGTAAGCGGAAACGTTAAGGGGTTGAAGAAGGGAACTTTATACCTTCAAAAGATTGACGATACTGTTCTTATAAATGTAGATTCTGTGGTAGTAAATGGCGATGCTAATTTCATTCTAAAAGACTACATCAAGAGCCCTCAGATAATGTATCTTTATTTAGATAAAGTAGACAACGAGCAATACGATGATAGAATCGAATTCTTTGCAGAAGAAGGTGAAATGACCATTAATTCAAGTTTAAAGAATTTTCAGGTAGATGCAGAAATTACAGGTTCTGCCAATCAGCTAAAAATGAAAGAATACAGACAAATGATGTCTCGCTTCAACGATAAGAATTTAGATCTCATCAAAAGAAATTTTGAAGCAGAAAGAGATGATAATCAGGAAGCGCTCGTAGCCATAGATAAAGAGTACAATCAGCTTTTAACCAGAAAATATTTGTACACAGTAAACTTTGCTATTAACAATAAAGATCTGGAGATCGCTCCGTACCTAGCGCTATCTGAAGTTTTTGATGCTAATATAAAATATCTAGATACTATCTATTCTTCTATGACTCCACAAGTTAAAAAATCGCTTTATGGGAAGAACCTGAAAAGCTTTTTAAAAGAGCGAAAGAAGAACGAAAAAATTGAAGATAAGATCGAAAATCAATAA
- a CDS encoding DUF819 domain-containing protein, which translates to MESTPYFTNDAIVLGILMIALGFVFYTSSLKEGFWVKFYKYVPALLMCYLIPAIFNSLGIIEDQTSQLYFISSRFLLPAALVLMTLSIDLKAIFNLGPKALIMFFTGTAGIIIGGPLAILLIATVSPETVGGIGPDAVWRGLSTLAGSWIGGGANQAAMLEIYEYNPDLYGGMVLVDIVIANLWMAIILLGIGRNDKIDKWLNADNSAITDLKNKVASYSESVTRIPTLTDLMILLAIAFGAVGIAHWGADNISAYLVDNFEVFSDNKSSLASFASSFFWMISIATAIGIILSFTKFKSYEGAGASKIGSVFIYVLVATIGMKMDLSMVFDNPGLIAIGFVWMTIHALLLIGVAKIIKAPYFFLAVGSQANVGGAASAPVVAAAFHPSLATVGVLLAVFGYVVGTYGAILCTILMQLAAGG; encoded by the coding sequence ATGGAAAGCACTCCCTATTTTACAAATGATGCCATTGTATTAGGAATTTTAATGATTGCCTTAGGATTTGTGTTCTACACCTCCTCTCTTAAAGAAGGATTTTGGGTGAAGTTCTACAAATATGTGCCGGCGTTATTAATGTGCTATCTAATTCCTGCTATCTTCAACTCTCTTGGTATTATTGAAGATCAAACATCTCAACTATATTTTATCTCTAGTAGATTCTTATTGCCCGCTGCTTTGGTTTTAATGACATTAAGTATAGATCTTAAAGCAATATTTAATTTAGGGCCCAAAGCGCTAATTATGTTCTTTACGGGAACTGCAGGTATCATAATTGGTGGACCATTAGCCATTTTACTTATAGCTACAGTCTCCCCAGAAACTGTGGGAGGAATAGGTCCTGATGCCGTATGGAGAGGACTTTCTACCCTTGCAGGAAGTTGGATTGGTGGTGGAGCTAATCAGGCGGCGATGCTAGAGATTTATGAATACAATCCAGATCTTTATGGTGGGATGGTTTTGGTGGATATTGTAATAGCTAATTTATGGATGGCCATAATTCTTTTAGGAATTGGTAGAAATGATAAAATTGATAAATGGTTGAATGCAGATAATTCTGCAATTACAGATCTTAAAAATAAAGTTGCCTCCTATTCTGAAAGCGTAACTAGAATCCCTACGCTTACAGATCTTATGATCTTATTAGCCATAGCTTTTGGTGCTGTAGGAATTGCACATTGGGGAGCAGATAATATTTCTGCTTATCTAGTAGATAATTTTGAAGTATTTAGTGATAATAAAAGTTCTTTGGCATCTTTTGCTTCTTCATTCTTTTGGATGATAAGTATTGCCACTGCAATTGGAATCATATTATCTTTTACTAAATTCAAATCTTATGAAGGTGCAGGAGCTAGTAAGATTGGAAGCGTATTTATTTATGTACTCGTAGCTACCATAGGAATGAAAATGGATCTATCTATGGTCTTTGATAATCCGGGACTAATAGCTATTGGATTTGTATGGATGACTATTCATGCCTTATTATTAATTGGTGTTGCCAAAATAATAAAAGCACCTTACTTCTTTCTAGCTGTAGGAAGTCAGGCAAATGTAGGTGGAGCAGCAAGCGCACCTGTTGTTGCAGCCGCATTTCACCCATCTTTAGCAACGGTTGGGGTTCTACTAGCCGTATTTGGATATGTAGTTGGAACCTATGGAGCGATCTTATGTACAATTTTAATGCAATTGGCAGCTGGAGGTTAG
- a CDS encoding HAD family hydrolase, translating to MDYKIVFSDIDGTLLDKDRSLAPATIKQIKKLKDKVPFILISARMPSAMRHLQNELEIQNLPIICYNGGLVLVAGKPISSTEIPINIVQDLSNFNKMLDCHLSLYHNDEWYVPRFDEWAAREKNNTKVAPTIKANFEVIQNWKSEGKGAHKIMAMGTEKHIDDIRDYLLTAYPNELNLYRSKDTYLEIAHKSISKLTAIELLLEHHYPFNLKETIAFGDNYNDVEMLKNVGFGIAVGNAREEAKLVAAHVTHHHKEDGVARMLLELFK from the coding sequence ATGGACTATAAGATTGTATTTTCAGATATAGATGGAACGCTTCTAGATAAAGATCGCAGCCTTGCTCCAGCTACTATCAAACAGATAAAGAAATTAAAAGATAAGGTACCCTTCATTCTTATTTCCGCTAGAATGCCTTCAGCAATGAGGCATTTACAAAATGAGCTAGAAATCCAGAACCTTCCAATTATATGTTATAATGGAGGACTTGTTCTAGTAGCAGGAAAACCCATAAGTTCTACGGAAATTCCAATTAATATAGTTCAGGATTTGAGCAATTTCAATAAAATGTTGGATTGTCATTTAAGTTTATATCATAATGATGAATGGTATGTACCCAGATTTGATGAGTGGGCCGCTAGAGAAAAGAACAATACCAAAGTAGCACCTACCATCAAAGCTAATTTTGAAGTCATACAAAATTGGAAAAGCGAAGGCAAAGGTGCTCACAAGATCATGGCAATGGGAACTGAAAAACACATAGATGACATTCGAGATTACCTATTAACTGCATACCCAAATGAACTCAACCTATACAGATCTAAAGATACATATCTGGAAATTGCTCATAAGAGCATATCAAAATTAACCGCTATAGAACTTTTGCTGGAACATCATTACCCTTTTAATCTTAAGGAAACCATAGCTTTTGGCGATAATTATAATGATGTAGAAATGCTAAAAAATGTAGGGTTTGGAATTGCTGTGGGCAATGCCAGAGAAGAAGCTAAACTTGTTGCTGCACACGTAACGCATCATCATAAAGAAGATGGGGTTGCCAGAATGCTGCTCGAGCTCTTCAAATAG
- a CDS encoding Arc family DNA-binding protein: MSKKKAFALRLNEEVLKSIEKWASDEFRSTNGQIEYMLSKALKDAKRHPKNKTEQE; the protein is encoded by the coding sequence ATGAGCAAGAAGAAAGCATTTGCCTTAAGGTTAAACGAAGAGGTATTAAAATCGATAGAGAAATGGGCTTCAGATGAATTTAGAAGTACCAATGGGCAGATTGAATATATGCTTTCCAAGGCTTTGAAAGATGCCAAAAGACACCCTAAGAATAAAACAGAACAGGAATAA
- a CDS encoding alpha/beta hydrolase produces MRSFKILSMLFLLIFSQLGYSQEKSTDAIYTETELSINKFIDGTLTQPKNSMKSDLVILIQGSGPVDRNGNANMMKNDASKKIAHGLAQNGIASYRYDKRIFKMQQLGIQEKDLSFQDFVTDVDSILSYFKKKKDFQKIIIAGHSEGSLIGILAAQQEGADAFISLAGAGKSIDSIVVEQISKQSEGLAQSARESFDEIKATGTSTNFNPLLASIFRPSVQPFLGSWMQYDPAHEISKLNIPILVINGSFDLQVDENEAALLHNANPQSKLVILENMNHIFRKIDGDALENTKAYNIPQLSLHPELIPTLVDFINTFE; encoded by the coding sequence ATGAGATCATTTAAAATTTTAAGCATGCTATTTCTTTTGATATTCTCTCAACTAGGATATTCTCAAGAAAAATCTACCGATGCTATTTATACAGAAACGGAGCTGTCTATAAATAAATTTATAGATGGAACACTTACTCAGCCTAAAAATTCTATGAAATCTGATCTAGTGATTCTCATTCAAGGTTCTGGTCCTGTAGATAGAAATGGAAATGCTAATATGATGAAGAATGATGCTTCTAAAAAAATTGCCCATGGCTTGGCACAAAATGGTATTGCATCTTACAGATATGATAAGCGAATTTTTAAAATGCAGCAACTTGGCATTCAGGAGAAAGATCTAAGCTTTCAAGATTTTGTTACCGATGTAGATTCCATTTTATCGTATTTCAAAAAAAAGAAAGATTTTCAAAAAATAATTATCGCAGGTCATAGTGAAGGTTCATTAATTGGCATCTTAGCTGCACAACAAGAAGGTGCAGATGCATTTATATCTTTGGCTGGCGCCGGGAAAAGTATAGACAGTATAGTAGTAGAACAAATAAGCAAACAATCTGAAGGGCTTGCTCAAAGTGCTAGAGAAAGTTTTGATGAAATAAAAGCCACCGGAACCTCTACAAATTTCAATCCTTTACTAGCTTCTATTTTTAGACCAAGTGTACAACCGTTTCTTGGTTCTTGGATGCAATATGATCCTGCGCATGAGATCTCAAAACTCAACATACCAATCCTTGTTATCAATGGAAGTTTTGATTTGCAAGTAGACGAGAACGAAGCGGCGTTATTACATAATGCTAACCCACAATCAAAATTGGTAATTCTAGAAAATATGAATCACATTTTTAGAAAGATAGATGGAGATGCACTAGAAAATACCAAGGCGTATAATATTCCACAACTCTCTTTACACCCAGAACTTATACCCACTTTGGTTGATTTTATCAACACATTCGAATAA
- a CDS encoding SPFH domain-containing protein yields the protein MTTNEKTLKPPSGYIMLFVIFFFLIIGVGGIIALKSGWFILLIILSLLLAMGLILVNPNESRVLLLFGDYTGTVKSNGLFWVNPFYTKKKISLRARNFDSERLKVNDKLGNPIMISTILVWRVEDTYKASFDVNNFENFVVVQTDAAVRKLASLYPYDNFADEGLDEDITLRASVNEVSEALEKELEERLDIAGIEVLEARIGYLAYANEIASAMLKRQQATAIVAARYKIVEGAVSMVEMALDELSRKNIVHLDDERRAAMVSNLMVVLCSDKDASPIVNAGTLNH from the coding sequence ATGACAACCAACGAAAAAACGTTAAAACCACCAAGTGGCTATATTATGCTGTTTGTGATCTTCTTCTTTCTTATTATAGGAGTTGGAGGTATAATAGCATTAAAAAGTGGATGGTTTATACTTCTCATTATTTTATCGCTTCTTTTGGCTATGGGTTTGATCTTAGTGAATCCAAATGAATCTCGAGTACTATTATTGTTCGGGGATTACACAGGTACTGTAAAAAGCAATGGTTTGTTTTGGGTGAATCCATTCTATACAAAGAAGAAGATCTCTCTTAGAGCACGAAATTTTGATAGTGAAAGACTGAAGGTAAATGATAAGCTTGGAAACCCTATAATGATAAGCACCATTTTAGTATGGCGCGTAGAAGACACCTATAAAGCTTCCTTTGACGTTAATAACTTCGAGAATTTTGTGGTGGTACAAACAGATGCTGCAGTTAGAAAATTAGCAAGTTTGTATCCGTATGATAATTTTGCAGATGAAGGTCTGGATGAAGATATTACCTTAAGAGCCAGTGTAAATGAAGTAAGTGAGGCGTTGGAGAAAGAATTAGAAGAGCGTTTAGACATTGCCGGAATTGAAGTTTTGGAGGCACGAATAGGATATTTGGCGTATGCCAATGAGATTGCCAGTGCAATGCTAAAAAGGCAACAAGCCACTGCTATTGTTGCAGCAAGATATAAAATTGTTGAGGGCGCAGTAAGTATGGTAGAAATGGCCTTAGATGAATTAAGCAGAAAAAATATTGTGCATCTGGATGATGAAAGACGTGCTGCAATGGTGAGTAACTTAATGGTGGTGCTTTGTAGCGATAAAGATGCCTCGCCAATTGTAAATGCAGGAACTCTCAATCATTAA
- a CDS encoding S1/P1 nuclease yields MKHIIVAIALMLSGISGFSANYYWGQTGHRTTAEVASKHLSKEARKEIAKILKGQSLALVSTFADEIKSDPRFREFGVYHYVNLPKDATEYKAEDANEKGDLLQGLRKCVKVLKDKNSSKDDKEFYLKMLIHFMGDLHQPLHTGRGEDKGGNDIQIRWFNDGSNLHRLWDSDMIDSYDMSFSELANNTVKFSETERRTITAGSFEDWMYESKMLSEKVYNSADIGEKLSYRYMYDWFPVVREQLEKGGLRLASVLNEIYN; encoded by the coding sequence ATGAAACATATTATTGTAGCAATAGCATTAATGTTATCCGGTATTTCAGGATTTTCTGCTAATTATTACTGGGGACAAACTGGGCATAGAACTACTGCAGAGGTTGCCTCCAAACATCTGTCTAAAGAAGCTAGAAAAGAAATTGCTAAAATTTTGAAGGGTCAAAGTTTAGCTTTAGTTTCTACTTTTGCCGATGAAATTAAAAGTGATCCAAGATTTAGGGAATTTGGAGTTTATCATTATGTGAACCTTCCTAAAGATGCTACTGAATATAAAGCAGAAGATGCTAATGAAAAAGGAGATCTTCTCCAAGGTCTTAGAAAATGCGTAAAAGTTCTTAAAGACAAGAACAGTAGTAAAGATGATAAAGAATTCTATCTAAAAATGTTGATCCATTTTATGGGAGATCTTCATCAACCGCTTCATACTGGTAGAGGAGAAGATAAAGGAGGGAATGATATTCAAATTAGATGGTTTAATGATGGATCCAATTTACACAGATTATGGGATAGTGATATGATTGATAGTTATGACATGAGCTTTTCTGAACTTGCAAATAACACCGTGAAATTTTCGGAAACTGAGCGAAGAACGATCACTGCCGGATCTTTTGAGGATTGGATGTACGAGTCTAAGATGTTAAGTGAAAAAGTATATAATTCTGCAGATATAGGTGAAAAGTTAAGCTACAGATATATGTATGACTGGTTTCCTGTGGTTAGAGAGCAATTAGAAAAGGGCGGATTAAGATTAGCATCGGTATTAAATGAGATCTACAACTAG
- a CDS encoding alpha-ketoglutarate-dependent dioxygenase AlkB family protein, producing the protein MKTDLKIYDLIDAEIWYYPNFLSAPIANTYYNFLLNNLDWKQYDIKIFGKLIPQPRLASLYAINSQAYSYSNLTLHPKSYPSELLNISKELEKLTDLKFTHCLANLYRNGNDSMGWHADNEKELGPNPIIASVSLGAERKFQLKHKERKDQRFELHLKHGSLLIMKGKTQHFWKHQLPKTKKIDTPRINLTFRTIL; encoded by the coding sequence ATGAAAACAGACCTGAAAATTTATGATCTTATAGATGCAGAGATCTGGTATTATCCGAATTTCTTATCTGCTCCAATTGCAAATACGTATTACAACTTCCTATTAAATAATTTAGATTGGAAACAATACGATATTAAGATCTTTGGAAAATTGATTCCTCAACCCAGATTAGCATCTTTATATGCCATTAACTCTCAGGCTTATTCTTACTCCAATCTCACCTTGCACCCCAAATCTTATCCTTCAGAATTACTAAATATTTCGAAGGAGCTGGAAAAATTGACAGATCTAAAATTCACTCATTGCCTCGCAAATCTTTATAGAAATGGTAATGACAGTATGGGGTGGCATGCAGATAATGAGAAGGAACTTGGGCCAAACCCTATAATTGCTTCTGTAAGTTTAGGAGCAGAGCGAAAATTTCAGCTAAAACATAAAGAACGTAAAGATCAACGATTTGAACTTCATCTAAAGCATGGTAGTTTATTAATAATGAAAGGTAAAACTCAACACTTCTGGAAACACCAGCTACCAAAAACTAAAAAGATCGATACTCCCAGAATAAATCTCACCTTCAGAACCATCCTCTAA
- a CDS encoding MauE/DoxX family redox-associated membrane protein encodes MNYPWHLYLMGFMYILAGCIHFIKPKAYMRIMPRYLPAHKSLVYLSGLAEILLGIGLFFPETKNISIYLIILMLLVFLMVHFYMLSSKKAAAGIPRWALFLRIPLQFLLIWWAYFYLPL; translated from the coding sequence ATGAACTATCCATGGCATTTGTACTTAATGGGATTTATGTATATCCTTGCTGGCTGTATCCATTTTATTAAACCCAAGGCCTACATGCGAATAATGCCTAGATATTTACCTGCGCACAAGAGTCTGGTATATCTTAGTGGTTTAGCAGAAATACTCTTAGGAATAGGTCTATTCTTTCCGGAAACAAAGAATATTTCAATATACCTGATCATATTAATGTTACTCGTTTTTTTAATGGTACATTTTTATATGCTTTCTTCTAAAAAAGCAGCTGCAGGTATACCACGGTGGGCACTATTTCTTAGAATTCCGTTACAGTTTTTATTAATATGGTGGGCGTATTTTTATCTCCCTCTATAA